The sequence CTCGGCACCGACTACGTCGACCTCTACCAGGCGCACCGGTTCGACCGGACCGTCCCGCTGGAAGAGACCATGCTCGCCTTCGCCGACCTCGTCCGCCAGGGCAAGGTGCTCTACGTCGGCGTCTCCGAGTGGACCGCCGAGCAGATCAGCCGCGGCGCCGCCCTCGCGCGCGAGCTGAAGGTGCCCTTCGTCTCCAACCAGCCGCAGTACAACATGCTCTGGCGCGTCATCGAGGACCAGGTCATCCCCGCCTCCGAGCGCGAAGGCCTCAGCCAGATCGTCTGGTCGCCGATCGCGCAGGGCGTGCTGACCGGCAAGTACAAGCCCGGCCAGGACTACCCCGCCGGCTCGCGGGCCACCGACGAGAAGGGCGGCGCCAACATGGTCGCCCGCTTCCTCGACGAGAACGTCCTCAAGCGCGTCGCCGAGCTGGAGCCGCTCGCCAAGCAGGCCGATCTGAGCCTCGCTCAGCTGGCCGTCGCGTGGGTGCTCCAGAACCCGAACGTCGCCTCCGCGATCATCGGGGCCTCGCGCCCGGAGCAGGTGCACGAGAACGTCAAGGCCGCCGGCAAGAAGCTCGACGCCGACCTCATGCGGGCCATCGACGACGTCCTCGGTGACGTCGTGGAGCGCGACGCCACCCTCACCAAGAGCCCCTAGTCCTGGTTGATCCGGGCCTGGAACGGCACCCCGAGGTCGAACGCGTCCTCGGGGGCCGTCCGGGGCTGAAGGCCGAAGCCGCGCAGGAGGCGGCTGGCGCCCGCCAGCCGGTCGCCTCCTCGCCCGGGGATCCGCGACGGCGCGAGGCCGTGCGAAACCAGCAGCGTCTCGACCTCGTCGATCAGCCGGTACGGGTCGAACTCACCCACGGACCCAGGTCTTCCCGGTGATCCGCTCGTAGACCTCGGTGTAGCGCTGCCGCGTCTGCTCGACGATCTCCGCCGGGATCTCCGGCCCGGGCGGGGTCTGGTCCCAGCCCGTCGACCGCGACCAGTCGCGGACGAACTGCTTGTCGAACGCGTGCTGCGGGCGGCCCGGCTCCCACTCGTCGGCGGGCCAGAACCGCGACGAGTCCGACGTCAGGACCTCGTCGCCGAGGGTCAGCGTGCCGTCGGCGTCGAACCCGAACTCGAGCTTCGTGTCCGCGATGATGACGCCCTGCTTCGCCGCGTGCTCCGCGCCCCGTGTGTAGATCTCCAGCGTCAGCTCGCGAAGCCGCTTCGCGGTGTCCTCGCCGATCTCGTTCAGGACCTCGTCGAAGGTCATGAACTCGTCGTGCCCGGTGTCGGACTCCTTGGTCGTCGGCGTGAAGATCGGCTCCGGCAGCTTGTCGCCCTCGAGCAGCCCCGGCGGCAGCGCGACGCCGGAGATCTTGCCGTCACGCTGGTATTCGCGCAGGCCCAGGCCGGCGAGGTAGCCGCGGGCGATGCACTCGACCTTGACCATCTTCAGCGGCTTGCACCGCATCGCGCGCCCGGCGAACTCCGCCGGCACGTCGGTGGTCGACACGACGTGGTTCGGCACGACCTCGGCCATCCGGTCGAACCACCACGCGGACAGCTGGTTGAGCAGCGCGCCCTTGTCCGGGATCAGCGTCGGCAGCGCCACGTCGTAGACCGAGACCCGGTCGGACGCGACCAGCAGGATGTCCCCGCCGTCGAGCTCGTACAGGTCGCGGACCTTGCCCGCGTGGATCTTCTTCATTCGCCGTCCTCAGTCGTGTACTCGTAGAAAACCCAGTGGTCGGGCAAGGCGGCGGATTCACCGTACTCGACGACCGTCCCGTCGGCCGCCAGGAAGGTGCTCCGGCCGAGCAGCACCGGCGCCCCTTCGGGCAGCCCCAGTTCGCCCGCCTCCTCGCCGCTCGCGCGGCCTGCCGCGTGCCGTTCCTCCGTCCGCACGATCCTGGTGCCCAGCCGGGCGGCCGCGTGGACCGAGGTGCCTTCGACGATCCGCTCCGCGACCAGCAGGGCCGGCGCCTTCGCCGACAGCGCGCCGTCGAACCACGACGTCGACGTCGACAGCGGCCGCGAGTCGGGCCCGTACGTGGTGCGCTGCCGCCGGATCGCCGGGGCGCCCTCTTCGAGGCCCAGCGCCGCGGCGGCGCGCTCGGACGCCGGCTCCAGGCCGGCCGCGCGGATCACCGCGTAGTGGCCCGGCGGGTAGATCCGCCCGGTGCGCGCCGAAGCGGCCGAGCGGTCGCGGGCCGTGCGGTGCAGGCCGCCCCGGTCGACGACCGTGCCGACGCCGCGCACGGGCCGCACCAGGCCCTGCGACCGCAGGGTGGCCAGCACCTTGGTGGCCGTCGCCATGGCGACGGCCCACGTGCGCGCGATCTCGCGCGCGGACGGCACGGTGTCGCCCTCCTGCAGCCGGCCGGACAGGATGTCTTCGCGGATCCGGCCCGCGATCTGCAGGTACGGCGGCTCTGGACGGTCGAGGGTGGGCACGGCAGCTCCTCACGGGGACTAACGCACAAGTGTTCTAGCACGCCGGGGTGCCGGGAACAAAGGCCTGATCAGAACCACCCAGGTGTACTAGTACACGCACTGGACTGTGCTCTAGTACGCAAGTTACCCTCGAAAGTGTGTCCCCGCCCACACCTCACACCGGATCCAGCGGCCAGGGCCTCGAGGAACTCCTCGAGGAGCTCCGGCGCCGCAAATGGGTGCTGCACCTGTTCGGCGGCCGCGAGGCCCCGGAGGTCTACGCGGCGGTGCACCGCTGGCCCACGTGCGCGGACGTCATCATCCTCCGCGACGAGCACCGGGCCAGCGCCTACCGGGTGCCGACCTTCCCGGGCACGGACGTGTTCAGCCCGCGGGTCGTCACCTGGCAGTACCACGCCACCCCGGTGTGGACGCTCCGCGCGGTGCTCACCCTCGCGGAGCCCGGCACCCCGGGCGCGCCGCTGCAGGCGCTGCGCCCGCAGCCGGACTGCGGGGTGCCGGCGGAACTGCGGCAGGACGTCACCATCCGGCCGACGAGCACGACGGAAGGGGACGACGGCGGCCCGCCCGCCTGCGCTTAGCGGGCGAGCAACCGCTCCGCGACCACGAGGTCGTGGGGGTACGTGATCTTGAGGTTCTCGGGAGCCCCCGGGACCCACCGGATCGGCAGGGAGGAGAACCGCTCCATGCACGAAGAAGTGTCGGTACCCACGAAGCCCTCGCGCTCGGCCTGTTCGTAGGCCTCGAGCAGCGGTCCGGCCCGGAAGCCTTGAGGCGTCTGGACTCGGATCGCGCCGGGCACCTGGGCGACCAGGTGCCCGGCATCCACCCCGACGACGTCGTCAGCGGCAAGGCCCGGCACAGCCCCCCCGTCCTCGCGTGTCCGGGCCAGCACCGCATCGACCAGCTGTGGGTGGACCAGCGGCCGGGCCGCGTCGTGCAGCAGCACGGCGTCGACCCGGCCGCCTGCTATCCGCGGGGCGAGGTGGCGCAGCGCGTTGAGCTCGGACGCCTGGCGCGTGTCCCCGCCGTGCACGATCTCGGCTTCGCCGGAGAACTCCGCGAGGACCTCGTCCGCGAGTTCCCGGTCCTGCGGCCGGATGACCAGCACCAGCACGCCGATGCCGGGCACCCGCGCGAACGCGTCCAGCGACCAGGCCACCACCCGGCGCCCGGCCAGCGGCAGGTAGACCTTGTTCAGCTTCGCGCCGACGCGGGTA is a genomic window of Amycolatopsis lexingtonensis containing:
- a CDS encoding IspD/TarI family cytidylyltransferase, whose product is METTAAAVVLASGAGTRVGAKLNKVYLPLAGRRVVAWSLDAFARVPGIGVLVLVIRPQDRELADEVLAEFSGEAEIVHGGDTRQASELNALRHLAPRIAGGRVDAVLLHDAARPLVHPQLVDAVLARTREDGGAVPGLAADDVVGVDAGHLVAQVPGAIRVQTPQGFRAGPLLEAYEQAEREGFVGTDTSSCMERFSSLPIRWVPGAPENLKITYPHDLVVAERLLAR
- a CDS encoding GntR family transcriptional regulator, with the protein product MPTLDRPEPPYLQIAGRIREDILSGRLQEGDTVPSAREIARTWAVAMATATKVLATLRSQGLVRPVRGVGTVVDRGGLHRTARDRSAASARTGRIYPPGHYAVIRAAGLEPASERAAAALGLEEGAPAIRRQRTTYGPDSRPLSTSTSWFDGALSAKAPALLVAERIVEGTSVHAAARLGTRIVRTEERHAAGRASGEEAGELGLPEGAPVLLGRSTFLAADGTVVEYGESAALPDHWVFYEYTTEDGE
- a CDS encoding phosphoribosylaminoimidazolesuccinocarboxamide synthase, whose translation is MKKIHAGKVRDLYELDGGDILLVASDRVSVYDVALPTLIPDKGALLNQLSAWWFDRMAEVVPNHVVSTTDVPAEFAGRAMRCKPLKMVKVECIARGYLAGLGLREYQRDGKISGVALPPGLLEGDKLPEPIFTPTTKESDTGHDEFMTFDEVLNEIGEDTAKRLRELTLEIYTRGAEHAAKQGVIIADTKLEFGFDADGTLTLGDEVLTSDSSRFWPADEWEPGRPQHAFDKQFVRDWSRSTGWDQTPPGPEIPAEIVEQTRQRYTEVYERITGKTWVRG
- a CDS encoding aldo/keto reductase family protein — translated: MEFRRLGRSGLNVSEISYGNWLTHGSQVEEDQAHACIKAALDAGITTFDTADAYANTAAESVLGRGLKGQRRESLEIFTKVYWPTGPKGPNDKGLSRKHIIESANASLERLGTDYVDLYQAHRFDRTVPLEETMLAFADLVRQGKVLYVGVSEWTAEQISRGAALARELKVPFVSNQPQYNMLWRVIEDQVIPASEREGLSQIVWSPIAQGVLTGKYKPGQDYPAGSRATDEKGGANMVARFLDENVLKRVAELEPLAKQADLSLAQLAVAWVLQNPNVASAIIGASRPEQVHENVKAAGKKLDADLMRAIDDVLGDVVERDATLTKSP